The Lynx canadensis isolate LIC74 chromosome D1, mLynCan4.pri.v2, whole genome shotgun sequence genome has a segment encoding these proteins:
- the ROM1 gene encoding rod outer segment membrane protein 1, which produces MAPVLPLVLPLQPRIRLAQGLWLLSWLLALAGGLTLLYSGHLQVQLWHLSTFLAPSCPFAALPRVALAAGAVALGTGLVGAGTSRASLDAAQYPPWRKVLGPLLVVGTAGGGGLLVLALGLALALPGSLDTGLEEGLGTALVHYKDTEVPGHCHAKRLLDELQLRHHCCGRHGYKDWFGVQWVSSRYLDPNDQDVVDRIQSNVEGLYLIDGVPFSCCNPHSPRPCLQSRLSDPHAHPLFDPRQPNLNLWAQGCHGVLLGHLQGLASTLGSMLAVTFLLQTLVLLGLRYLQTALEGLGGVIDGEGETQGYLFPSGLKDMLQTAWRQGGVAHRPAPEETPPEEAPPKEGPPEA; this is translated from the exons ATGGCGCCGGTGTTGCCCCTGGtgctgcccctccagccccgcaTCCGTCTGGCACAGGGGCTCTGGCTCCTCTCCTGGCTGCTGGCGCTGGCCGGTGGCCTCACCCTCCTCTATAGCGGGCACCTCCAGGTCCAGCTGTGGCACCTCAGCACCTtcttggctccctcctgcccATTTGCTGCCCTGCCCCGGGTTGCCCTGGCAGCTGGTGCGGTGGCTTTGGGCACAGGACTGGTGGGTGCAGGGACCAGCAGGGCCAGTCTAGACGCAGCTCAATACCCTCCCTGGCGGAAGGTCCTAGGCCCACTGCTCGTGGTTGGcactgctgggggcgggggtctTCTGGTCCTGGCCCTGGGACTGGCCCTGGCTTTACCTGGGAGTCTGGACACAGGgctggaggagggcctggggactGCCTTGGTTCACTACAAAGACACAGAGGTGCCCGGACACTGTCATGCCAAACGGCTGTTGGATGAGCTGCAGCTGAGGCACCACTGCTGCGGGCGCCACGGGTACAAGGATTGGTTTGGGGTCCAGTGGGTCAGCAGCCGTTACTTGGATCCCAATGACCAGGACGTGGTGGA CCGCATCCAGAGCAACGTGGAGGGCCTGTATCTGATCGACGGTGTCCCTTTCTCCTGCTGCAACCCCCACTCACCCAGACCTTGCCTGCAAAGCCGGCTCTCAGACCCCCATGCCCACCCGCTCTTTGATCCCCGTCAGCCCAACCTAAACCTCTGGGCACAAGGATGCCACGGGGTGCTGCTGGGGCACCTGCAGGGTTTGGCGAGCACGCTGGGCAGCATGCTGGCTGTCACCTTCCTGCTGCAG ACTCTGGTGCTCCTGGGCCTGCGGTACCTGCAGACAGCACTGGAGGGGCTCGGAGGAGTCATCgatggggagggagagacccAGGGCTACCTCTTTCCCAGCGGGCTGAAGGACATGCTGCAAACAGCGTGGCGACAGGGAGGGGTTGCTCACAGGCCGGCACCTGAGGAGACCCCACCGGAAGAGGCACCTCCTAAGGAGGGTCCACCTGAGGCCTAG
- the B3GAT3 gene encoding galactosylgalactosylxylosylprotein 3-beta-glucuronosyltransferase 3 — protein MKLKLKNVFLAYFLVSIAGLLYALVQLGQPCDCLPPLRAAAEQLRQKDLRISQLQADLRRPPPAPAQPPEPEALPTIYVVTPTYARLVQKAELVRLSQTLSLVPRLHWLLVEDAEGPSPLVSGLLAASGLLFTHLAVLTPKAQRLREGEPGWVRPRGVEQRNRALDWLRRGGGAVGGEKDPPPAGTRGVVYFADDDNTYSRELFEEMRWTRGVSVWPVGLVGGLRFEGPRVQDGRVVGFHTAWEPNRPFPVDMAGFAVALPLLLAKPNAQFDATAPRGHLESSLLSHLVDPKDLEPRAANCTRVLVWHTRTEKPKMKQEEQLQRQGRGSDPAVEV, from the exons GCCAGCCATGtgactgcctccctcccctgcggGCAGCAGCAGAACAGCTTCGGCAGAAGGATCTGAGGATTTCCCAGCTGCAGGCTGATCTCCGtcgcccaccccctgcccctgcccagccccccgAACCTGAGGCCCTGCCTACTATCTATGTTGTTACCCCCACCTACGCCAG GCTGGTGCAAAAAGCAGAGCTTGTGCGGCTGTCCCAGACGCTGAGCCTGGTGCCCCGGCTGCACTGGCTGCTGGTGGAGGATGCTGAAGGCCCCAGCCCATTGGTCTCTGGGCTGCTGGCGGCTTCGGGCCTCCTCTTCACACACCTGGCAGTCCTCACCCCCAAGGCCCAGCGGCTCAGGGAGGGTGAGCCAGGCTGGGTTCGGCCCCGTGGTGTAGAACAACGGAACAGGGCCCTGGACTGGCTCCGGAGAGGAGGGGGCGCCGTCGGGGGAGAGAAGGACCCCCCCCCAGCCGGCACCCGGGGAGTCGTATACTTTGCTGATGATGACAACACCTACAGCCGGGAGCTCTTTGAAGAG ATGCGCTGGACCCGTGGTGTCTCAGTGTGGCCTGTGGGGCTGGTAGGCGGCCTGCGATTTGAGGGCCCTCGGGTACAGGATGGCCGGGTTGTGGGCTTCCACACGGCATGGGAGCCCAACAGGCCCTTTCCAGTGGATATGGCAGGATTCGCTGTTGCCCTGCCCTTGCTGTTGGCAAAGCCCAACGCCCAGTTTGATGCTACTGCTCCCCGGGGCCACCTGGAGAGCAGTCTCCTGAGCCACCTCGTGGATCCCAAGGACCTGGAGCCGCGAGCTGCCAACTGCACTCGG GTTCTGGTGTGGCATACGCGGACGGAGAAGCCCAAGATGAAGCAGGAGGAGCAGTTGCAGCGGCAGGGCCGAGGCTCAGACCCAGCTGTCGAGGTGTGA